Proteins encoded together in one Plasmodium cynomolgi strain B DNA, chromosome 9, whole genome shotgun sequence window:
- a CDS encoding transporter (putative): MGSRAKSSTPLGQPGREGQPEEELKHAGEGAKKASPGSGGTRLISLKGYDMPSTLEELLDKKEIRVSSEQKTPFNINRNVILLVYFVLIVLTNRLFFGWPNLSNLLFRDGAYIWKCNKNPDGGYDKNDDKRYVCEDQDKAVQTIFVFGSSAYFAFSFFNGIIVDYLGSRFSMLLGHLLNLIGWILLLMSNENFDAYVISGIFIAASIDLASFSTLNASGLYPGNENLIVNIISGAGSLSAGTMTILDLLISGLNLSFKTFMLWYMCISVCFFFILTIFMFPKSRYYRQYEFDNYYNSRDLSMKGGGDMSNRAKGGSGSGVVEVAKGGGKSMTQKDIEMNVQKKDGVNPSSTNDSTVSNGNEKKSMFNSASFKDLIKICTCAHFLCLWIYGPLNAIYNTFYFSVVENILSKDKNDILGYILPFAFIPCIIMGNLSDKYGVMVMFTYELFFALCMYVFSYIKSNLAQWISVISNTMYSACANGQLWTFISFTFSSKYHSTLIGLLNFVCGIISFVRLLLFEWAKQTKYDFTYINLLIIGFICINIGITVAIVFIRKIKGEKVPYGDEDAAA, from the coding sequence ATGGGGTCCCGAGCAAAGTCGAGCACCCCCCTGGGCCAGCCAGGCCGGGAAGGCCAACCCGAGGAGGAGTTGAAGCACGCAggggaaggggcaaaaaaggcaagTCCCGGGAGCGGAGGCACCAGATTGATCAGTTTGAAAGGATACGACATGCCATCCACCTTGGAAGAACTGTtagacaaaaaagaaatcagaGTTTCCTCAGAACAGAAAACACCATTCAACATAAACAGGAATGTTATTCTGCTTGTCTATTTTGTGTTAATCGTATTAACCAATCGTTTATTCTTTGGATGGCCAAACCTATCCAATCTGTTATTTCGAGATGGAGCATATATTTGGAAATGCAATAAAAACCCAGATGGAGGTTATGACAAGAATGACGATAAACGATATGTGTGTGAAGATCAAGATAAGGCAGTACAGACAATCTTCGTTTTTGGATCCTCTgcttattttgctttttccttttttaatggGATCATTGTAGATTATTTGGGATCCAGGTTCAGTATGCTTCTAGGTCACTTGTTAAACTTAATCGGATGGATCCTCCTGTTAATGTccaatgaaaattttgatgCATATGTTATATCTGGGATCTTCATCGCAGCAAGTATCGATTTGGCATCCTTCTCAACGTTGAATGCATCAGGTTTATATCCTGGGAATGAAAATTTGattgtaaatataatatcAGGTGCGGGATCTCTCTCTGCAGGGACAATGACAATTTTGGACTTGCTTATCAGTGGATTGAATTTGAGTTTCAAGACCTTCATGCTGTGGTATATGTGTATcagtgtgtgttttttttttatcctaaCGATTTTTATGTTCCCGAAGAGTAGGTACTATAGGCAGTACGAGTTTGACAACTATTACAACAGTAGGGACTTGAGCATGAAGGGTGGAGGGGACATGTCTAATCGTGCAAAGGGGGGTAGTGGAAGTGGCGTGGTGGAGGTGGCAAAGGGTGGAGGCAAGTCTATGACACAGAAAGATATCGAGATGAATGTGCAAAAGAAGGACGGTGTTAATCCATCCAGCACCAACGACAGCACTGTTTCGAatgggaatgaaaaaaaaagcatgttTAATTCGGCAAGCTTTAAAGACCTAATCAAAATATGCACctgtgctcattttttatgtctctGGATTTATGGCCCACTGAATGCTATTTACAACACCTTCTACTTCAGTGTCGTGGAAAATATCCTCTCCAAGGACAAGAACGATATTTTGGGTTACATCCTCCCCTTTGCCTTTATCCCTTGTATTATAATGGGGAATTTATCAGATAAATATGGAGTTATGGTTATGTTTACCTACGAGCTTTTTTTCGCCCTATGCATGTACGTGTTTAGCTACATCAAGTCTAACCTAGCCCAATGGATCTCCGTTATTTCAAATACTATGTACTCTGCTTGTGCGAATGGGCAGCTGTGGACCTTTATCTCCTTTACGTTCAGCTCCAAGTACCACTCCACACTCATCGGGCTGCTTAATTTCGTGTGCGGGATTATCTCCTTCGTGCGTCTACTCCTGTTCGAGTGGGCCAAGCAAACCAAGTACGATTTTACTTACATCAATTTGTTGATAATTGGGTTCATTTGCATTAACATCGGCATCACGGTGGCCATCGTGTTCATTCGGAAGATCAAGGGGGAGAAGGTGCCCTACGGGGACGAGGACGCCGCCGCG
- a CDS encoding N-acetyl glucosamine phosphate mutase (putative), with amino-acid sequence GDIQFECDCEFSYGNSGFRDKYQSASCDLLNALNKSGIFVGLLFVKYNYETARRHNLFGEQLEGREKDFHHVCAVHQVRWKNVGIIITASHNPHDENGVKIIDQNGRQINEVYESYLTDLVNRHLTFLRKNEKCSIHDIVDDIIDCIANLFKEEAHIDMYDDVAFESLRKLDNIVHCFNRHNVLKANVCIGFDTRSSSVHLNQILVETLRQLNICKCVNNMCYVTTPCMHFVVYFFNAVNVDEVLDPEVINSGGCTLHKEAGDLDYLGGLCIPGGRLPSMELYYGGGEQPYDTHSLAGEEVSMLQKSDATHLMAYNSDRIYFAYFIHAFKKLYRFLDERYDSALTKNCEEEIIYVDCSNGIASLKLDNFCDVFKMLKKKLLK; translated from the coding sequence GGTGACATACAATTCGAGTGCGACTGCGAATTTTCTTACGGAAATAGCGGCTTCCGCGATAAATACCAATCTGCCAGTTGTGACTTGTTGAACGCTTTAAATAAAAGCGGCATTTTTGTGGGACTGCTATTCGTTAAGTATAACTATGAAACGGCTAGGAGGCATAACCTGTTTGGTGAACAATTGGAAGGAAGAGAGAAGGACTTTCACCATGTGTGCGCTGTGCACCAAGTCAGGTGGAAAAATGTGGGCATAATTATCACAGCTTCGCATAACCCCCATGATGAAAAtggagtaaaaataattgaccAAAATGGGAGACAAATAAATGAAGTATACGAAAGTTATTTAACCGATCTGGTAAATAGGCATTTGACATTtcttcgaaaaaatgaaaaatgttcCATCCATGACATTGTCGATGATATAATCGACTGCATTGCTAATCTCTTCAAGGAAGAAGCACACATCGACATGTACGACGATGTCGCTTTTGAGAGTTTGCGCAAATTGGACAACATAGTACACTGTTTTAATAGGCATAATGTGCTGAAGGCGAATGTGTGCATAGGGTTTGACACGAGGAGCAGCTCCGTACACCTTAACCAGATCCTTGTCGAAACGTTGAGACAGTTGAACATTTGCAAGTGCGTAAATAATATGTGTTATGTTACCACGCCATGCATGCACTTtgttgtgtatttttttaacgcagTTAATGTGGATGAAGTGTTGGACCCTGAAGTCATCAATTCGGGGGGGTGCACTCTGCATAAGGAAGCGGGCGACTTGGATTACCTTGGCGGTTTGTGTATCCCTGGGGGAAGGTTACCCTCCATGGAGCTGTACTACGGAGGGGGCGAACAGCCATATGATACACATTCACTTGCTGGGGAGGAGGTAAGCATGCTGCAAAAAAGTGATGCCACCCACCTGATGGCTTATAACAGTGACCGGATTTACTTCGCCTACTTTATTCACGCCTTCAAAAAGCTGTACAGATTCCTTGACGAAAGATATGACAGCGCTTTGAcgaaaaattgtgaagaagaaattatttatgtggACTGCTCCAACGGAATAGCTAGTCTTAAATTGGACAATTTTTGtgatgtttttaaaatgttaaaaaaaaaattattaaaataa